Proteins from one Deinococcus actinosclerus genomic window:
- a CDS encoding TAXI family TRAP transporter solute-binding subunit, with product MKKSTTQLGALFVLGTAAIALAQGTTFLTIGSGSTTGVYFPVATGMAKMVNDAGAGVRANARSTGGSVFNVNAIATGELDAAVAQNDVVYYAYKGTGLQAFQGKANSKLRTMAVLYPEVLHVVARKDSGIRSIADLKGKRVVIGDLGSGTELTAKQVLESYGLGFDDLGQALRVSPAQGITLMQDKRADALFYTVGVGASAISQIAQTVDVTMVPVSGNQASSLIKKYPFYVRYNIPAKSYKGVGATVPSVAVQATLVTSTAVSEEAVYKAMKAIFDDEAALKAIHPSLATNFSYAKAVKGIPAPLHAGAVKFFKEKGLSVK from the coding sequence ATGAAGAAGTCCACGACACAACTCGGTGCCCTGTTCGTCCTCGGCACCGCCGCCATCGCCCTCGCGCAGGGCACCACGTTCCTCACCATCGGCTCGGGCAGCACCACCGGCGTGTACTTCCCCGTCGCGACCGGCATGGCCAAGATGGTCAACGACGCCGGAGCCGGCGTGCGCGCCAACGCCCGCTCGACCGGTGGCAGCGTCTTCAACGTGAACGCCATCGCCACCGGCGAGCTCGACGCGGCCGTCGCGCAGAACGACGTCGTGTACTACGCCTACAAGGGCACCGGCCTCCAGGCCTTCCAGGGCAAGGCGAACAGCAAGCTGCGCACCATGGCCGTCCTGTACCCCGAGGTCCTGCACGTCGTGGCCCGCAAGGACAGCGGCATCCGCTCCATCGCCGACCTGAAAGGTAAGCGCGTCGTGATCGGCGACCTGGGCTCCGGGACCGAACTGACCGCCAAGCAGGTGCTCGAATCCTACGGCCTGGGCTTCGACGACCTCGGGCAGGCGCTGCGCGTGTCGCCCGCGCAGGGCATCACCCTGATGCAGGACAAGCGCGCCGACGCGCTGTTCTACACCGTGGGCGTGGGCGCCAGCGCCATCAGCCAGATCGCGCAGACCGTGGACGTCACCATGGTGCCCGTGAGCGGCAACCAGGCCAGCAGCCTGATCAAGAAGTACCCCTTCTACGTCCGCTACAACATCCCCGCCAAGAGCTACAAGGGCGTGGGCGCCACCGTGCCCAGCGTCGCCGTGCAGGCCACCCTGGTCACCAGTACCGCCGTCAGCGAGGAGGCCGTGTACAAGGCCATGAAGGCCATCTTCGACGACGAGGCCGCGCTGAAGGCCATCCACCCCAGCCTCGCCACGAACTTCAGCTACGCCAAGGCCGTCAAGGGCATCCCCGCGCCGCTGCACGCCGGGGCCGTCAAGTTCTTCAAGGAAAAAGGCCTGAGCGTCAAGTAA
- a CDS encoding TRAP transporter permease, giving the protein MSDPTRPISSDPTLTPPGQEMTDGERRALEMVEAAETGGRKLIGWQRSLVTLVAAAWCLYQMYAAQVGNIDTLTLRATHLGFAFFLAYLVFPHRKTPGQPQTRVPWYDWILGIGATGTAAYLIAQYPHIANEQGGLLTNTDVWVGSGMIILLLLAAWRTIGIAMPIVAGVFMLYALTGPKGLIRGDLGPQLQLHAGQTWPQVVGQLFANTEGIFGTAIGVSAQIVFLFVLFGAIFDKLGAGEWFMRVAQGLLGGFRGGAAKASILSSALNGVISGSAVSNVVTGGNITIGTMIRTGYSREKAGAIEVASSSNGQLMPPVMGAAAFIMAQNLNIEYRSLILAAAIPAFLCYGALLVVSHIEALKLGLHGLPKSELPRVRQTLLAGWYYLIPLGYLIGTLTINPDATPERVALNTIFLMLGMMFIQEAVLAQRDGRGVGRGLLDGGRKIIEAFEGGARSMIGIAIATAAAGIIVGIVTITGLGFGLADIVQLASDGIRNLMAFAGPQVATFASIVVVLLMAQLIALILGMGLPTTANYILMSALIVPIIAKIAGLDASNPAQMLPVHMFVFYFGIMADSTPPVALAAFAAAAISGGNPVATGVQAFQYELRTALLAYMMFFNPQLLLIANGRLGGVTWVEAIPMILFAFIGLVAFSAATLRFLHRRTNPVQALLLLIAALILIIPTNILWNLSALALIAAVYFWQKAGSRADPPAALA; this is encoded by the coding sequence ATGAGCGACCCCACCCGCCCCATCAGCAGTGACCCCACCCTCACCCCACCCGGCCAGGAGATGACCGACGGCGAACGCCGCGCCCTGGAGATGGTCGAGGCCGCCGAGACCGGCGGACGCAAACTCATCGGCTGGCAGCGCAGCCTCGTGACGCTGGTCGCCGCCGCGTGGTGCCTGTACCAGATGTACGCCGCGCAGGTCGGCAACATCGACACCCTCACCCTGCGCGCCACCCACCTGGGCTTCGCGTTCTTCCTCGCGTACCTCGTGTTCCCCCACCGCAAGACGCCGGGACAGCCGCAGACCCGGGTGCCCTGGTACGACTGGATTCTGGGCATCGGCGCGACCGGCACCGCCGCGTACCTGATCGCGCAGTACCCGCACATCGCCAACGAGCAGGGCGGCCTGCTGACGAACACCGACGTCTGGGTCGGCAGCGGCATGATCATCCTGCTGCTGCTCGCCGCGTGGCGCACCATCGGCATCGCCATGCCCATCGTCGCGGGCGTGTTCATGCTGTACGCCCTGACCGGCCCCAAGGGCCTGATCCGCGGGGACCTGGGCCCGCAGCTTCAACTGCACGCCGGGCAGACCTGGCCGCAGGTCGTGGGTCAGCTGTTCGCGAACACCGAAGGCATCTTCGGCACCGCCATCGGCGTCTCGGCGCAGATCGTGTTCCTGTTCGTGCTGTTCGGCGCGATCTTCGACAAGCTCGGCGCGGGCGAATGGTTCATGCGCGTCGCGCAGGGCCTGCTGGGGGGCTTCCGCGGGGGCGCCGCCAAGGCCAGCATCCTGTCCAGCGCGCTGAACGGCGTGATCTCCGGTTCTGCGGTCAGCAACGTCGTGACCGGCGGGAACATCACCATCGGCACCATGATCCGCACCGGGTACAGCCGCGAGAAGGCCGGGGCGATCGAGGTCGCCAGCTCCAGCAACGGCCAGCTCATGCCGCCCGTCATGGGCGCCGCCGCGTTCATCATGGCGCAGAACCTCAATATCGAGTACCGCAGCCTGATCCTCGCGGCGGCCATTCCCGCCTTCCTGTGCTACGGGGCGCTGCTCGTCGTGTCGCACATCGAGGCGCTGAAACTCGGCCTGCACGGCCTGCCGAAAAGTGAACTGCCCCGCGTGCGGCAGACCCTCCTCGCCGGCTGGTACTACCTGATCCCGCTGGGCTACCTGATCGGCACCCTGACCATCAACCCCGACGCCACCCCCGAACGCGTCGCGCTGAACACGATCTTCCTGATGCTCGGCATGATGTTCATCCAGGAAGCCGTCCTCGCCCAGCGTGACGGGCGCGGCGTGGGCCGGGGCCTTCTCGACGGGGGCCGCAAGATCATTGAAGCCTTCGAGGGTGGCGCGCGGTCCATGATCGGCATCGCCATCGCCACGGCCGCCGCCGGCATCATCGTCGGGATCGTGACCATCACCGGCCTGGGCTTCGGCCTCGCGGACATCGTGCAGCTCGCCAGCGACGGCATCAGGAACCTCATGGCCTTCGCCGGGCCGCAGGTGGCCACCTTCGCGTCCATCGTGGTCGTGCTTCTCATGGCTCAGCTCATCGCGCTGATCCTCGGCATGGGCCTGCCCACCACCGCGAACTACATCCTGATGAGCGCCCTGATCGTCCCCATCATCGCCAAGATCGCCGGCCTGGACGCCAGCAACCCCGCCCAGATGCTCCCGGTGCACATGTTCGTCTTCTACTTCGGCATCATGGCCGACAGCACCCCACCCGTCGCGCTCGCCGCGTTCGCTGCCGCCGCCATCAGCGGGGGCAACCCCGTCGCGACCGGCGTGCAGGCCTTCCAGTACGAACTGCGCACCGCGCTGCTGGCGTACATGATGTTCTTCAACCCGCAGCTGCTGCTCATCGCGAACGGCCGGCTGGGCGGCGTGACCTGGGTCGAGGCGATCCCCATGATCCTCTTCGCGTTCATCGGGCTCGTCGCGTTCAGCGCCGCCACGCTGCGCTTCCTGCACCGCCGCACCAACCCCGTGCAGGCGCTGCTGCTGCTCATTGCCGCGCTGATCCTGATCATCCCCACGAACATCCTGTGGAACCTCTCTGCCCTCGCCCTGATCGCCGCCGTGTACTTCTGGCAGAAGGCCGGGAGCCGCGCCGACCCCCCCGCCGCGCTGGCCTGA
- the purD gene encoding phosphoribosylamine--glycine ligase gives MRVLVIGGGGREHAIVHACVRAGHEVLCTPGNPGIAEMAHVIGSAQDAASLAQLARAEAADVVIVGPEAYLAAGVVDECEALGIPAFGPSRAASRLEGDKAWSKAFMHRHGIPTAAHHTFSDLGAAGAHVAALTPPIVVKDAGLKAGKGVTIAHTAEEAHAALRDIFTQPGAQAVIEDFMTGQEVTVLALTDGAAYALTPPSQDHKTIHAGDTGPMTGGMGVICPFPISAEALEVVRRDIIEPTLAGMRADGHPFRGVLYAGLMLTPQGPKVVEFNARFGDPEAEAVLPLLDSDLARHALDAARGQLRPEDVRFRDAASATIILAAPGYPGDPQKGIPLTLPDPGHDEIIYHAGTTDSAAGLVSSGGRVLAVTAVADTLNGALGRAYTLADRVDFPGAQLRRDIGARIGAAPDPTPV, from the coding sequence ATGCGCGTCCTGGTGATCGGCGGCGGCGGACGCGAGCACGCGATCGTGCACGCCTGCGTCCGCGCGGGACACGAGGTGCTGTGCACGCCCGGCAACCCCGGGATCGCGGAGATGGCCCACGTGATCGGCAGCGCGCAGGACGCCGCGAGCCTCGCGCAGCTGGCCCGCGCCGAGGCGGCCGACGTGGTGATCGTGGGCCCCGAGGCGTACCTCGCGGCGGGCGTCGTGGACGAGTGCGAGGCGCTGGGCATCCCGGCGTTCGGCCCGTCGCGCGCCGCGAGCCGCCTGGAGGGCGACAAGGCCTGGAGCAAGGCGTTCATGCACCGCCACGGCATCCCGACCGCCGCGCACCACACCTTCAGCGACCTGGGCGCGGCCGGGGCGCACGTGGCAGCCCTCACGCCGCCCATCGTGGTGAAGGACGCGGGCCTGAAGGCCGGGAAGGGCGTCACCATCGCCCACACTGCCGAGGAGGCGCACGCGGCGCTGCGGGACATTTTCACGCAGCCGGGCGCGCAGGCGGTCATCGAGGACTTCATGACCGGGCAGGAGGTCACTGTGCTCGCCCTCACCGACGGCGCCGCCTATGCCCTGACGCCCCCCAGCCAGGATCACAAGACCATCCATGCGGGCGACACCGGCCCCATGACCGGCGGGATGGGCGTCATCTGCCCCTTCCCCATCAGCGCCGAGGCGCTGGAAGTTGTGCGGCGCGACATCATTGAACCCACCCTGGCGGGCATGCGCGCCGACGGGCACCCGTTCCGGGGCGTGCTGTACGCCGGGCTGATGCTCACGCCGCAGGGTCCGAAGGTCGTGGAGTTCAACGCCCGCTTCGGCGACCCCGAGGCGGAAGCCGTCCTGCCCCTGCTGGACAGCGACCTCGCGCGGCACGCCCTGGACGCCGCACGCGGGCAGCTCCGACCGGAGGACGTGCGCTTCCGCGACGCCGCCAGCGCCACCATCATCCTCGCCGCGCCCGGCTACCCCGGCGACCCCCAGAAGGGCATTCCCCTGACCCTCCCCGACCCCGGGCACGACGAGATCATCTACCACGCGGGCACCACGGACAGCGCCGCCGGGCTGGTCAGCAGCGGGGGCCGTGTGCTGGCCGTCACGGCCGTCGCGGACACCCTGAACGGCGCGCTGGGCCGCGCGTACACCCTCGCGGACCGCGTGGACTTCCCCGGCGCGCAGCTGCGGCGCGACATCGGCGCCCGCATCGGCGCAGCCCCCGACCCCACCCCCGTTTGA
- a CDS encoding MBL fold metallo-hydrolase, giving the protein MNVHTLDLNFQGVGGVIASSVFDTGDGLAVVDTGPGSTLGALEAGLAGLGAALADVRHVLLTHIHFDHAGAAGTVLGRVPQARAYVHERGAAHLSRPERLLASATQIYGEHMDTLWGTMQPIEPARLTVLSGGETLTLGRVPVQVHYTPGHAVHHVSYHAGDDLFLGDVGGLRLDVAQTPRAPTPPPDINLEAWRDSLSVLETLDARTLHLAHFGAYPNTPAHWAGLRATMTADAERVRAGLSAGLDPQAITTAFTEELMHDLSLEDPTLPARYDFACPPWMSVQGLLRYWQRQAARGQR; this is encoded by the coding sequence ATGAACGTCCACACGCTCGACCTGAACTTCCAGGGGGTGGGGGGCGTGATCGCGTCCAGCGTGTTCGACACCGGGGACGGACTGGCGGTGGTGGATACCGGGCCAGGCAGCACCCTGGGTGCGCTGGAGGCCGGACTGGCCGGGCTGGGCGCGGCGCTGGCGGACGTGCGGCACGTGCTGCTGACACACATTCACTTCGATCACGCGGGCGCGGCGGGCACGGTGCTGGGGCGGGTGCCGCAGGCCCGCGCGTACGTGCACGAGCGCGGCGCGGCGCACCTGTCGCGCCCGGAGCGGCTGCTGGCCAGCGCCACGCAGATCTACGGCGAGCACATGGACACCCTGTGGGGCACCATGCAGCCCATCGAGCCTGCGCGCCTGACCGTCCTGAGCGGCGGCGAGACGCTGACACTGGGACGCGTGCCCGTGCAGGTGCACTACACGCCGGGGCACGCCGTGCACCACGTGTCGTACCACGCCGGGGACGACCTGTTCCTCGGGGACGTGGGGGGCCTCCGGCTGGACGTTGCCCAGACACCCCGCGCGCCCACACCGCCGCCGGACATCAATCTGGAGGCGTGGCGCGACAGTCTCTCCGTGCTGGAGACGCTGGACGCCCGGACGCTGCACCTCGCGCATTTCGGGGCGTACCCGAACACGCCCGCCCACTGGGCCGGGCTGCGCGCCACCATGACTGCCGACGCCGAGCGCGTCCGCGCGGGCCTGAGTGCCGGACTGGACCCGCAGGCCATCACGACCGCCTTCACCGAGGAGCTTATGCACGACCTGTCCCTGGAAGACCCGACCCTGCCCGCCCGTTACGATTTCGCCTGCCCGCCGTGGATGAGCGTGCAGGGGCTGCTGCGCTACTGGCAGCGGCAGGCCGCGCGGGGGCAGCGCTGA
- a CDS encoding RNHCP domain-containing protein: MSGERRFTVQGTNNSFTCANCGSEVHPLQNGSVRNHCPACLHSLHVDVMPGDRACDCHGVMEPVDVDQSGKKGWVIVHRCRKCGFTGRNRAALDDPGQPDSWDALIAISSRRRD; encoded by the coding sequence GTGAGCGGCGAGCGGCGCTTCACGGTGCAGGGCACGAACAACTCGTTCACCTGCGCGAACTGCGGGTCCGAGGTGCACCCCCTCCAGAACGGGTCGGTGCGCAACCACTGCCCGGCGTGCCTGCACAGCCTGCACGTGGACGTCATGCCCGGCGACCGCGCCTGCGACTGCCACGGCGTCATGGAACCCGTGGACGTGGACCAGAGCGGGAAGAAGGGCTGGGTGATCGTGCACCGCTGCCGCAAATGCGGATTCACGGGCCGCAACCGCGCCGCGCTGGACGACCCGGGGCAGCCGGACAGCTGGGACGCGCTGATCGCGATCAGCAGCCGCCGGCGCGACTGA
- a CDS encoding MOSC domain-containing protein — translation MTPTLKLDAVCVGQPTALRVGKRDDISGIDKHPVPGRVTVGPARLDGDHIDNRKHHGGPDQAAYLYTAPDYDHWTQALGEPLRPGTLGENLVLSGLESAQLRVGDRLTVHAPDGDVVFEVTAPRIPCATLAAHMGDGTFAKQFAQARRPGAYLRVLQPGTVGAGDPVTFTPAGDGAPTIGELFDLWFGAKPGAATLEGYLRWPLAARLRKHVQEHLDDARG, via the coding sequence ATGACCCCCACCCTCAAGCTGGACGCCGTGTGCGTCGGGCAGCCGACCGCCCTGCGCGTCGGGAAACGCGACGACATCAGCGGGATCGACAAGCACCCGGTGCCGGGCCGCGTGACCGTCGGCCCGGCACGGCTGGACGGCGACCACATCGACAACAGGAAGCACCACGGCGGCCCGGATCAGGCGGCGTACCTGTATACCGCGCCCGACTACGACCACTGGACCCAGGCCCTGGGCGAGCCGCTGCGGCCCGGCACGCTGGGCGAGAACCTCGTCCTGAGCGGACTGGAGTCCGCGCAGCTGCGGGTGGGGGACCGCCTGACCGTGCACGCCCCCGACGGTGACGTGGTGTTCGAGGTCACCGCGCCCCGCATTCCCTGCGCGACCCTCGCGGCCCACATGGGGGACGGCACCTTCGCCAAGCAGTTCGCGCAGGCCCGCCGGCCCGGCGCGTACCTGCGCGTCCTCCAGCCCGGCACGGTGGGCGCGGGCGACCCGGTGACCTTCACGCCCGCCGGGGACGGCGCCCCGACCATCGGCGAACTGTTCGACCTGTGGTTCGGCGCCAAGCCGGGCGCCGCCACGCTCGAAGGGTACCTGCGCTGGCCGCTGGCCGCCCGACTGCGCAAGCACGTGCAGGAACATCTGGACGACGCGCGGGGCTGA
- the nadA gene encoding quinolinate synthase NadA: MTNSDAVNPVVPRPQTPHRDLLQLEVLPDEAQLRADIERLRKERNAVIIAHNYQRPEVQQIADFVGDSLGLSRQAAKTDADVIVFAGVHFMAETAAILNPEKTVLLPDLRAGCSLADTVTAQGIRDWKAQNPGGLVVTYVNTTADVKAESDYCVTSGNAVQVVQSLPEGVPVLFAPDRFLAAHVIRETGRAMDVWDGACHVHEAIRPEDVQGQQAAYPDAELLIHPECGCSSRILGAIPELQLYSTEGMIHRAKASPAQAFIVVTETGMVTRLEHDVPDKTFIPVSRTACCEYMKMITLENIRDALANLEPRVTVPADIRALALKPIERMLAIG; this comes from the coding sequence ATGACCAACTCTGACGCCGTGAATCCCGTCGTGCCCCGCCCCCAGACCCCGCACCGCGACCTGCTGCAACTGGAGGTCCTGCCCGACGAGGCGCAGCTCCGCGCGGACATCGAGCGGCTGCGCAAGGAACGCAACGCGGTGATCATCGCGCACAATTACCAGCGGCCCGAGGTGCAACAGATCGCCGACTTCGTGGGGGACTCGCTGGGCCTCTCCCGGCAGGCGGCGAAGACCGACGCGGACGTGATCGTGTTCGCGGGGGTGCACTTCATGGCGGAAACCGCCGCGATCCTCAACCCGGAAAAGACCGTGCTGCTGCCCGACCTGCGCGCCGGATGCTCGCTGGCGGACACCGTGACCGCGCAGGGCATCCGCGACTGGAAGGCGCAGAACCCCGGCGGGCTGGTCGTCACGTACGTGAACACCACCGCCGACGTGAAGGCCGAGAGCGACTACTGCGTCACCAGCGGCAACGCCGTGCAGGTCGTCCAGAGCCTCCCTGAAGGCGTGCCCGTCCTGTTCGCCCCGGACCGCTTCCTGGCCGCGCACGTGATCCGCGAGACGGGCCGCGCCATGGACGTCTGGGACGGCGCGTGCCACGTGCACGAGGCGATCCGCCCCGAGGACGTGCAGGGCCAGCAGGCGGCGTACCCGGACGCGGAACTCCTCATCCACCCCGAGTGCGGCTGCTCCAGCAGGATCCTGGGCGCCATTCCCGAGTTGCAGCTGTACTCCACCGAGGGCATGATCCACCGCGCCAAGGCCAGCCCCGCGCAGGCATTCATCGTCGTCACCGAGACCGGCATGGTGACCCGCCTGGAACACGACGTGCCCGACAAGACCTTCATTCCTGTCAGCCGCACCGCCTGCTGCGAGTACATGAAGATGATCACCCTGGAAAACATCCGCGACGCACTTGCGAACCTGGAACCCCGCGTGACCGTCCCGGCGGACATCCGCGCGCTGGCCCTGAAACCCATCGAGCGCATGCTCGCTATCGGGTAA
- the nadC gene encoding carboxylating nicotinate-nucleotide diphosphorylase yields the protein MLSLDERLRAALAEDIGRGDATTLATIPAAQQARAEFLLKEAGVLSGLTVATRVFALVDPAVTVTWTARDGEARGRGPIGTVQGAARSLLTGERLALNLMQRLSGVATQTRRHVDALGKSRTRLLDTRKTTPLWRELEKQAVRHGGGFNHRAGLDDGILIKDNHVAAAGSITEAIRRARDAAYLLKVECEVPDLAGLEEALRAGADRVLLDNMSDDLLAQAVAVRDRLAPHVTLEASGNMTPARLPAVAASGVDYVSAGGLTHSAPALDISLNFIPLPEIALPEDPK from the coding sequence ATGCTGAGTCTGGATGAGCGCCTGCGCGCCGCGCTGGCCGAGGACATCGGCCGGGGCGACGCCACGACCCTCGCCACCATTCCCGCCGCGCAGCAGGCCCGCGCCGAGTTCCTGCTCAAAGAAGCCGGGGTGCTCAGCGGCCTGACGGTCGCCACGCGCGTGTTCGCGCTGGTGGATCCGGCCGTGACCGTCACTTGGACCGCCCGCGACGGCGAGGCGCGCGGGCGTGGCCCGATCGGGACGGTGCAGGGCGCGGCCCGCAGCCTCCTGACCGGGGAGCGGCTGGCACTGAACCTCATGCAGCGCCTGTCGGGCGTGGCGACCCAGACGCGCCGTCACGTGGACGCCCTGGGCAAGTCGCGCACGCGCCTGCTCGACACCCGCAAGACCACGCCGCTGTGGCGCGAACTGGAAAAACAGGCGGTGCGGCACGGCGGCGGGTTCAACCACCGCGCGGGCCTGGACGACGGCATCCTGATCAAGGACAACCACGTCGCCGCCGCCGGGAGTATCACCGAGGCGATCCGCCGCGCGCGGGACGCCGCGTACCTCCTGAAAGTCGAGTGCGAGGTGCCGGACCTCGCCGGGCTGGAGGAAGCCCTGCGCGCCGGGGCGGACCGCGTGCTGCTGGACAACATGAGTGACGACCTGCTCGCTCAGGCAGTCGCGGTGCGGGACCGGCTCGCGCCGCACGTCACGCTGGAGGCCAGCGGCAACATGACGCCCGCGCGCCTGCCCGCCGTCGCGGCCAGCGGCGTGGACTACGTGAGCGCCGGGGGCCTGACCCACTCCGCGCCCGCGCTGGACATCAGCCTGAACTTCATTCCCCTCCCCGAGATTGCCCTGCCCGAGGACCCCAAATGA
- the nadB gene encoding L-aspartate oxidase produces the protein MLETELLVVGGGVAGAYATLTARSYGADVLLACKTPLVGGSTRWAQGGIAAPLAEGDEDAHAQDTVKAGRGLCEPEAVQAFVRDARSHVETLRDLGVTFSPHATLEGGHSRARIRHQGDATGHAISVALAEALQAGRSPALRVLEHAFVRNLRVSGGAVVGADLLTPDGPVRVRAGAVLLATGGFGRLYPVTTAPPEGTGDGLGLAWQAGAALRDLEFVQFHPTAVVRSGAAHLVTEAARGEGGRLLNARGERFMARYDPALELAPRDVVARAIAAEITATGRVDLDLRHLGAAFVRSRFPTVTASLAPLGLDLGADLIPVQPAVHYTMGGVQTDVQGRSTVPGLYAAGEVASSGLHGANRLASNSLSEGLVFGARAARAALAALKAMPARSEGLPAPLVDPACLPTLRSVVAGAAGLRRDAAGLRAALDGWYWPTVTAGSRESLEAGHLALIGERLLRAALAREESRGGHHRTDFPREAASAAHSVQSRALGDGVARVPVGVPEARAAVLGSSA, from the coding sequence ATGCTGGAAACGGAGCTGCTCGTGGTGGGCGGCGGGGTGGCCGGGGCGTACGCGACCCTCACGGCGCGCAGTTACGGGGCGGACGTCCTGCTGGCCTGCAAGACGCCGCTGGTGGGCGGTTCGACCCGCTGGGCGCAGGGCGGCATCGCCGCGCCCCTGGCGGAGGGGGACGAGGACGCGCACGCACAGGACACCGTCAAGGCCGGGCGGGGCCTGTGCGAGCCGGAGGCGGTGCAGGCGTTCGTGCGCGACGCCCGCTCGCACGTGGAGACCCTGCGGGACCTGGGCGTGACGTTCAGTCCGCACGCCACACTGGAGGGCGGGCACAGCCGGGCGCGCATCCGGCATCAGGGGGACGCGACGGGGCACGCGATCAGCGTGGCGCTCGCCGAGGCGCTCCAGGCGGGCCGCAGTCCGGCGCTGCGGGTGCTGGAGCACGCCTTCGTGCGCAACCTGCGCGTGTCGGGCGGCGCGGTGGTGGGCGCAGACCTGCTCACGCCGGACGGCCCGGTACGGGTGCGGGCGGGGGCGGTACTACTCGCCACCGGGGGCTTCGGGCGGCTGTACCCGGTGACGACCGCGCCGCCCGAGGGCACCGGGGACGGGCTGGGGCTGGCGTGGCAGGCGGGCGCGGCGCTGCGGGACCTGGAGTTCGTGCAGTTCCACCCGACCGCCGTGGTCCGCAGTGGCGCGGCGCATCTCGTCACCGAGGCCGCACGCGGCGAGGGGGGCCGCCTGCTGAACGCGCGTGGCGAGCGCTTCATGGCGCGCTACGACCCGGCGCTGGAACTCGCGCCGCGGGACGTGGTGGCCCGCGCGATCGCCGCCGAGATCACCGCGACGGGCCGCGTGGATCTGGACCTGCGGCACCTGGGCGCGGCGTTCGTGCGCTCGCGCTTCCCGACGGTGACGGCGTCCCTGGCCCCGCTGGGCCTGGACTTGGGCGCGGACCTCATCCCGGTGCAGCCCGCCGTGCACTACACGATGGGCGGCGTGCAGACGGACGTGCAGGGCCGCTCGACCGTGCCGGGCCTGTACGCAGCGGGCGAGGTGGCGTCCAGTGGCCTGCACGGCGCGAACCGGCTGGCGAGCAACAGTCTCTCGGAGGGGCTGGTGTTCGGCGCGCGGGCGGCCCGCGCGGCCCTGGCGGCGCTGAAGGCCATGCCCGCCCGCTCGGAGGGTCTGCCCGCGCCGCTGGTGGACCCGGCCTGCCTGCCCACTCTGCGCTCGGTGGTGGCGGGCGCGGCGGGCCTGCGCCGGGACGCGGCGGGCCTGCGCGCGGCGCTGGACGGCTGGTACTGGCCGACCGTGACCGCCGGGTCCCGCGAGAGTCTGGAGGCGGGGCACCTCGCCCTGATCGGGGAGCGACTGCTGCGCGCGGCCCTGGCCCGCGAGGAGTCGCGCGGCGGGCATCACCGCACCGACTTCCCGCGTGAGGCGGCGTCGGCCGCGCACTCGGTGCAGTCGCGGGCGCTGGGGGATGGGGTGGCCCGCGTGCCGGTCGGCGTGCCCGAGGCGCGCGCCGCTGTGCTAGGGTCTTCCGCGTGA
- a CDS encoding class I SAM-dependent methyltransferase produces the protein MTLPPTDHPARFLGRADAYAAARPGYPAALGAWLEETGLLSAGVADIGAGTGRFTALLLAGGARVAAVEPNPEMRAHLEASLDGAVRAGQLSVHAGTSEATGLPGGSAGLITAAQAAHWFDPARTVPEFRRVLRPGGLVLLVWNDWRAAETPFSRAYGEVVRAHTGDDPLRVRVLEDELPQHLPGGFERHIFTHDHPLTREGLRALATSVSYLPNQGDPAYPAIARALDAAFAAHERDGQVALAYQTQAFLGRLD, from the coding sequence ATGACCCTCCCGCCGACCGATCATCCCGCGCGCTTCCTGGGCCGCGCCGACGCGTACGCGGCCGCCCGGCCCGGTTACCCCGCTGCCCTGGGCGCGTGGCTGGAGGAGACTGGGCTGCTGTCGGCAGGTGTGGCGGACATCGGCGCGGGCACCGGGCGGTTCACGGCGCTGCTGCTGGCGGGCGGGGCGCGCGTGGCGGCGGTGGAACCCAACCCGGAGATGCGCGCGCACCTCGAAGCCAGCCTGGACGGCGCCGTGCGTGCGGGGCAGCTGAGTGTCCACGCGGGCACCTCCGAGGCCACCGGACTACCGGGTGGCAGCGCCGGGCTGATCACGGCGGCGCAGGCGGCGCACTGGTTCGACCCGGCCCGCACCGTGCCGGAGTTCCGGCGGGTGCTGCGGCCCGGTGGGCTCGTGCTCCTCGTCTGGAACGACTGGAGGGCTGCGGAGACGCCCTTCAGCCGCGCGTACGGCGAGGTGGTGCGCGCCCACACGGGGGACGACCCGCTGCGCGTCCGCGTGCTTGAGGACGAACTGCCCCAGCATCTCCCCGGCGGGTTCGAGCGGCACATCTTCACGCACGACCACCCCCTGACCCGCGAGGGCCTGCGCGCACTGGCGACCAGCGTCAGCTACCTGCCGAACCAGGGCGACCCGGCCTACCCGGCGATAGCCCGCGCGCTGGACGCCGCCTTCGCTGCCCACGAGAGGGATGGGCAGGTGGCGCTCGCGTACCAGACGCAGGCGTTCCTGGGTCGTCTCGACTGA